Proteins encoded within one genomic window of Raphanus sativus cultivar WK10039 unplaced genomic scaffold, ASM80110v3 Scaffold2261, whole genome shotgun sequence:
- the LOC108830034 gene encoding uncharacterized protein LOC108830034, whose amino-acid sequence METRSSTATSEINKQLDEIRSSQSQQSEEIRKELGGEIAELKAMISQILKATSIDQTQSSTPKPTDPTSSDHSTIKTAAPPAAETHPPLPHALSSRLTKVGFPMFDGTELKEWIYRCEQFFSIDNTSPELKVRLAALHLTGKALQWHHGYITNRYNIYPLWPDYISAISSRFGELYYDPLAELVSLKQSSDTIDEYLEKFDSSMTRLTLPPEHALSIFLTNMNQHLAFHVRQFNVTTVPEAARIAKFHELSLQHAPVKSSRPSYNSYQKTNSSSSYKSQPATTPATPNTKPLLQNTNQKRLTFDEMQERKRKGLCMFCEEPFTPGHQLKHKRAQILYLETENEDSEEEEDIQTPSDTNLEDTNNKTPTISVHALNGSPTYNCMRIMGQYGKRKLHILIDPGSTHNFLDLQVAKTLGCNLISITPMPVAAASGDLITNYKCSDFVWKTQGYEFKSEVRTLRLGFSDLVLGVQWLSTLGPILWDFLNLRMEFKFNGLKHVLRGITPNDSKIISSNSLNKLLLQEPQLALLHLRENRETESPQGLNPEAILYHIEASNTEPDTSGWLQRLIESYSDIFDDPTELPPFRQGFNHKIPLESGANPVNLRPYRYSSIQKDAIDKVIQEMLTQGIIQYSSSPYASPVVLVKKKDGSWRLCVDYRGLNKQTIKDKYPIPLLEDLLDELGGAKYFSKLDLRAGFHQLRMAPEDIHKTAFRTHSGHYEYLVMPFGLTNAPCTFQGLMNHVFEPVLRKFLLVFFDDILIYSKTWEDHLVHLDMIFAILRHQQLYLKKSKCTFGATKIEYLGHFISFNGVSTDP is encoded by the coding sequence ATGGAAACTAGATCATCGACCGCTACGTCTGAGATAAACAAACAGCTCGACGAAATCCGTTCATCCCAATCGCAGCAGTCAGAAGAAATAAGGAAAGAGTTGGGAGGAGAAATTGCAGAACTTAAAGCAATGATTTCGCAAATCCTCAAGGCTACAAGCATCGATCAAACTCAATCCTCTACGCCAAAACCAACAGACCCAACCTCATCGGACCACAGCACCATCAAAACAGCCGCACCACCCGCCGCGGAAACCCACCCTCCTCTTCCCCACGCACTCTCTTCCCGCTTAACAAAAGTCGGTTTCCCGATGTTCGACGGAACGGAGCTCAAAGAATGGATATATCGATGTGAACAATTTTTTTCCATCGACAACACATCACCAGAACTAAAAGTCCGTCTCGCCGCTCTTCATCTCACCGGAAAAGCTCTACAGTGGCACCACGGATATATCACAAATCGTTATAACATATATCCTCTCTGGCCAGACTACATTAGCGCTATATCATCACGATTTGGAGAGCTATACTATGATCCTCTCGCCGAACTCGTCAGTCTAAAACAGAGCAGCGACACTATTGACGAATACCTAGAGAAGTTTGATTCTTCAATGACTCGTCTCACGCTCCCACCGGAACATGCACTGAGCATCTTCTTAACCAACATGAACCAACATCTTGCTTTCCATGTTAGACAGTTCAACGTAACTACCGTTCCAGAAGCTGCCCGCATAGCCAAATTCCATGAGCTCTCTCTCCAGCACGCTCCTGTAAAGTCATCCCGACCTTCTTACAACTCGTACCAAAAGAcaaattcatcatcttcatacaAATCTCAACCTGCGACCACACCGGCAACACCGAACACAAAACCTCTGCTACAAAATACAAATCAGAAACGCCTTACCTTCGACGAGATGCAGGAACGAAAGCGTAAAGGTTTATGTATGTTCTGCGAAGAACCCTTTACTCCAGGCCACCAGCTTAAACACAAGCGAGCTCAAATCTTGTATCTCGAAACCGAGAACGAAGACtccgaagaggaagaagacataCAAACACCATCTGATACAAACCTCGAAGATACTAATAACAAAACCCCCACCATCTCTGTTCATGCTCTCAACGGCTCACCAACTTACAATTGCATGAGAATCATGGGCCAATACGGAAAAAGAAAGCTCCATATTCTCATCGATCCTGGAAGCACTCACAACTTCCTTGATCTCCAAGTTGCTAAAACTCTTGGTTGCAACCTTATATCGATCACACCGATGCCCGTAGCCGCAGCAAGTGGCGACCTGATCACCAACTACAAGTGCAGCGATTTTGTATGGAAGACACAAGGATATGAATTCAAGTCTGAAGTCCGGACCTTACGACTCGGATTTAGCGACCTTGTTCTTGGAGTTCAATGGCTCTCAACTTTGGGACCCATCTTATGGGATTTCTTAAATCTTCGTATGGAATTCAAATTCAACGGCTTAAAGCATGTCCTCCGAGGTATCACACCAAATGACTCAAAAATTATCTCCAGCAACAGCTTGAACAAATTATTGTTACAAGAACCGCAGCTAGCACTTCTCCATCTCCGTGAGAATCGCGAAACAGAGTCACCACAAGGACTCAACCCTGAGGCGATTTTATACCACATTGAAGCTAGTAATACCGAACCAGACACATCAGGCTGGTTACAACGTCTCATAGAATCTTACTCCGATATTTTTGACGACCCAACGGAGCTACCTCCCTTTCGTCAAGGATTTAATCATAAAATACCCCTGGAATCCGGTGCTAATCCAGTCAATCTCAGGCCTTATCGCTACTCGTCAATACAAAAGGATGCAATCGATAAAGTGATCCAAGAAATGCTTACGCAAGGGATTATACAGTACAGCTCCAGCCCATATGCTTCTCCAGTGGTTCTCGTAAAGAAGAAGGATGGCTCTTGGCGGTTATGTGTTGATTACAGAGGCCTAAACAAACAGACCATTAAAGATAAATATCCAATACCGCTACTAGAAGACCTCCTCGATGAGCTTGGTGGCGCCAAATACTTCTCCAAATTAGACCTCCGAGCAGGTTTTCATCAGTTAAGAATGGCACCAGAAGACATACATAAGACGGCATTTCGTACTCACTCAGGACACTATGAATACCTCGTGATGCCGTTTGGTCTCACAAACGCTCCATGCACGTTTCAAGGTCTCATGAATCACGTTTTTGAACCTGTCCTTCGGAAATTCTTACTGGTATTTTTTGACGACATCTTAATATATAGCAAAACATGGGAAGATCACTTGGTTCACTTGGACATGA